A section of the bacterium genome encodes:
- a CDS encoding zinc metallopeptidase gives MFPIFDSSMLIVLPAVALAFWAQSRVRSSYQKMSQISSSSGLTGAQVARRILDSNGLHDVKVEAVQGELSDHYDPRDRVVRLSEGIFGSRSLAALGVAAHECGHAIQHASAYAFLKFRHTLLGPANIGSTLAIPMFLIGMFINAFSFLTTLGIVFFSFAVLFHIITLPVEFDASRRALRILGGSGYISDSEISGTRKVLDAAAWTYVASALMAVLQLIQLLVMRGREE, from the coding sequence ATGTTTCCGATTTTCGATTCGTCGATGCTGATTGTTCTTCCCGCCGTAGCTTTGGCGTTCTGGGCACAATCGAGAGTACGTTCGTCGTATCAAAAGATGTCGCAGATTTCGTCGAGTTCTGGTTTGACCGGAGCGCAAGTTGCTCGTCGAATTCTTGATAGCAATGGACTGCACGACGTAAAAGTCGAAGCGGTCCAAGGTGAGTTGTCGGATCATTACGATCCGCGGGATCGCGTAGTGCGATTATCCGAAGGAATTTTCGGCAGCCGGTCGCTGGCGGCGTTAGGGGTTGCCGCACACGAATGCGGGCATGCGATCCAACACGCTTCGGCGTATGCTTTTTTGAAGTTTCGCCACACCTTGCTGGGACCGGCGAACATCGGTAGCACACTTGCGATTCCGATGTTTTTAATCGGGATGTTTATTAATGCTTTTAGTTTTTTGACAACCCTCGGAATCGTATTTTTTTCGTTCGCGGTGTTGTTTCACATCATTACACTACCGGTTGAATTTGACGCTTCACGCCGAGCGTTGCGAATTCTTGGCGGCAGCGGTTACATTTCCGATTCGGAAATCTCCGGTACGCGAAAAGTTTTGGATGCCGCAGCTTGGACTTATGTCGCTTCGGCTTTAATGGCAGTCTTACAACTCATACAATTACTCGTGATGCGCGGACGCGAAGAGTAA
- the rsmB gene encoding 16S rRNA (cytosine(967)-C(5))-methyltransferase RsmB gives MEEMKTGNTLPRGEKGRSGPRNPQAGAERNQRALARQAAMEVLTRIEKPGPPLSVRLSRVFEDMELSDVDRALATEWCSGVLRQRSTLEGWLASLYQGPMTRLRPDFRWHLLMGLYGLRFLDKVPHYAVVFEAVEMARAKYGEGAARLTNALLRSAQSSEPPVAATSTIADEFAAEYSHPVWLVKRWIDALGEARTKELLEWNQSPAPLWVRINPLRTTVEQFMKILADEGVEARQSEYLPEFVELIGRVRLRGWAPLVEGKCTVQDFGSGIPVHILDPKPGERVLDLCSAPGGKTTQIAERMKNEGKVVAVDVSEKRLELVKDGVKRLGLSCIEPVLMDGREFAFDELFDAILTDVPCSGTGVMASRADLRWRRQESDLDELKSLQSQLADRAATLLKPGGRLVYSTCSLEPDENQRQIHEFLERHPEFYIETGEDKLPPFRVDEGMWQSWPPRDKFGGTFVARLVKRM, from the coding sequence ATGGAAGAAATGAAAACTGGAAACACGCTGCCGCGAGGTGAAAAAGGGCGCTCGGGACCACGGAATCCGCAAGCGGGAGCGGAACGCAACCAACGCGCACTGGCAAGACAAGCGGCAATGGAAGTACTAACCCGCATTGAAAAACCTGGTCCACCGTTATCGGTTCGTCTGAGCCGGGTGTTTGAAGATATGGAACTTTCCGATGTCGACCGTGCACTCGCTACCGAGTGGTGTAGTGGTGTGTTACGACAACGTTCAACTTTGGAAGGTTGGTTGGCTTCCTTATACCAAGGACCTATGACGAGATTGCGACCCGATTTCCGTTGGCATTTGCTGATGGGATTGTATGGTTTGCGATTTCTGGACAAAGTGCCCCATTACGCCGTCGTTTTTGAAGCGGTCGAAATGGCACGGGCGAAGTATGGCGAAGGCGCTGCTCGACTAACCAATGCATTACTACGCAGTGCTCAATCCTCCGAACCGCCGGTGGCAGCAACCTCAACAATCGCTGACGAATTTGCGGCGGAGTATTCACATCCGGTATGGTTGGTGAAAAGATGGATCGATGCCCTGGGTGAAGCTCGCACGAAAGAATTGCTCGAGTGGAACCAATCACCCGCACCGCTCTGGGTGCGGATCAATCCACTTCGCACCACCGTCGAGCAGTTCATGAAAATCCTCGCCGATGAAGGCGTCGAAGCGCGACAATCGGAGTATTTACCGGAATTTGTCGAGTTAATCGGTCGGGTTCGACTTCGCGGCTGGGCGCCGTTGGTGGAAGGGAAATGTACCGTACAGGATTTTGGCAGCGGTATTCCAGTCCACATCCTCGATCCGAAACCGGGCGAACGAGTTCTCGATCTCTGCTCTGCTCCGGGCGGTAAAACGACGCAAATCGCTGAACGGATGAAGAACGAAGGAAAAGTCGTGGCAGTCGATGTCAGTGAGAAACGGTTGGAGTTGGTGAAAGATGGCGTTAAGCGCCTCGGATTAAGCTGTATCGAGCCGGTGCTCATGGACGGCCGCGAGTTTGCCTTCGATGAGTTGTTCGATGCGATTCTAACCGACGTTCCGTGTTCGGGAACTGGCGTCATGGCGTCCCGCGCCGATTTACGGTGGCGGCGGCAGGAAAGCGATCTCGACGAACTGAAGTCGTTACAGTCACAACTTGCTGATCGCGCGGCAACGCTATTGAAGCCGGGGGGAAGATTGGTATATTCCACTTGTTCCCTCGAACCGGATGAGAACCAACGGCAAATCCATGAATTTCTCGAACGGCATCCCGAGTTTTACATCGAAACCGGCGAAGATAAACTTCCGCCATTCCGGGTCGATGAGGGAATGTGGCAGTCGTGGCCGCCCCGCGATAAATTCGGTGGCACTTTCGTAGCTCGATTGGTGAAGCGAATGTGA